CTACATCCTGTTTATCCTTGTTTAGCAAATGCAACACCAGCCTGAGAGCGGTTTTTTGACCAACCCCCGGTAATTTGGCAAACTCGGCTACAGCATTTTCCAGTAATTTGGACGAAAAATTCATTGTGCGAAGTTAAGGAATAAGTCTGAATCAGGATTTTCAGAATTTAAGAATTAACAGAATAAAAATAATAACACTGCAAACGCCTGTTCGATGTTTTTAAGTTTGCGTATTTTGCAAATTATCATCAGTTTTATAAAAAACACTTCCGGGCTTTCGGACTTTCCGACTTCCGGACTAATAAAACATCTATGTCGCCAGGAGTACTGTTATCATTTATTATCGGTTATTTTTTAGTGTTGCTGGTTATTTCATGGCTTACATCCCGCAAAGCATCAGATAATGATACTTTTTTTGTGGCCAACCGCAACTCTAAATGGTATTTGGTAGCCTTCGGGATGATTGGCACCGCCCTTAGCGGGGTTACCTTTATTTCGGTACCGGGCAAGGTTGGCGCGCCATCCGGCGATCAGTTTTCTTACTTTCAATTTGTATTGGGTAATGCTGCCGGCTTTCTCATTATCGCAATCGTATTGTTACCGCTTTATTACCGGTTAAAACTCACATCAATATACAGTTATATTGAGGGGGCTTTGGGCACCTGGAGCTATAAAACCGCTGCCGGGATATTCCTCATCAGCAGGGTTATCGGCTCGTCCTTCCGGCTGTACCTGGTGGTTATTGTATTACAGAAATTTATTTTTGATAGTTACCATATTCCTTTTGCAGTTACAGTGCTCATTTGTTTAGTCCTTATCTGGTCGTACACGTTTAAAGGGGGATTAAAAACCATTATTATTACCGATAGCTTACAGACTTTCTTCCTCGTGTTATCGGTATTTCTGTCGATATACTTTATTTGCAGCAGCCTGCATATGAATGTTTTTGAGGCTGCCGATGCCATTAAAAACAGCAGTTACGCCAAAATATTCTTCTTTAATGATTTCCTGAGCAGTAAATTCCATTTTACCAAAGCGTTTTTCGGTGGTATATTTATTACCATTGGCATGGTGGGGCTTGACCAGGACCTGATGCAAAAAAACCTGAGCCTTAAAAACATCAAGGAAGCCCAAAAAAACATGTTCAGTTTTACGGGGGTATTCGTGGTCATCAATATTTTCTTTTTAAGTGTAGGGGCCTTATTATGGCTGTATGCCGGCAAATATGGTATTCATGTGGATAAAACCGACTACCTGTACCCTACCATAGCCCTGCAATATTTAGGCATTGTACCGGCCATGGTTTTCATGCTGGGGCTTACAGCGGCAACTTTTGCTACCACCGATTCGGCGCTTACCGCGCTTACTACCTCTTTTTGCGTAGATTTTTTAGGCTTTAATAAAAGCACCGATCTTAACAGCAAAAAAAAGGTAGGCACACGCCATACCGTGCATATTGCGTTTTCTGGATTGATGTTTTTAACCATTGTGATATTTAACGCAATTAACAACGATGCGGTGGTAAGCGCCATATTTACTGTTGCATCTTACACATACGGGCCATTACTGGGGCTTTACTCCTTTGGTTTGTTTATAAGTAACAGGCAGGTAAGGGATAAGTTGGTACCATTTATTTGTGTGGCATCCCCTGCTATATGCTATTTTTTAAATGCCGAATCAAAATCGCTTTTGGGCGGATATGTTTTTAGCAACGAGCTCATCATTGTTAACGGATTAATTACCTTTGTCGGCTTGTGGCTGAGCTCGAGTCCGAAAGAAAGTCCGAAAGACGGAAAGTCCGGAAGTCCGAAAGTTGTAACCGGGTAAAAGCAACAACAAAACATAATAATAAATTCGATGTACTAAATAATACTTCCGGACTTTCGGACTTTCCGACTTTCGGACTAAAAAAACACTTCCGGACTACTAAAAAAAGGATATGACTGGCGACGATAAAATAAGACAAGCATTTGAAAACAAAAACTGGCAAGAAATAAAGGTTACAGACTCCTGGCAGATATTTAAAATAATGGCCGAATTTGTTGACGGCTTTGAAAAACTGGCCAAAATTGGCCCATGCGTATCCATCTTCGGATCGGCGCGTACCCACAACGATAACAACTATTACAAACTGGCCGAAGAAACCGCGCGTTTGCTTACAGAACATGGCTATGGCGTAATATCTGGCGGTGGCCCCGGTATTATGGAAGCCGCCAACAAAGGAGCTTATGAGGCAGGGGGCAAATCGGTAGGTTTAAATATTGAGTTGCCTTTTGAGCAATTCCACAATAAATATATCGATAGAGATAAGATCATGGAGTTTGATTACTTTTTTATCCGCAAAGTGATGTTCATGAAATACTCGCAAGGCTTTATCATTCTGCCTGGTGGTTTTGGCACAATGGACGAGTCATTCGAGGCCATGACATTAATTCAAACAGGTAAAATTGCACGCTTCCCTATTATTTTTGTGGGTATTGATTACTGGAAAGGTTTATTTAACTGGATAGAAGAAAAAATGCTGGCCGATCAGCATAATATTAACCCTGATGATTTGAACCTGTATCGCCTGGTAGATACAGCCGAAGAAGCAGTTGACCATATTACCCGTTTTTACAACAAGTACGTGTTGAAACCGAATTTTTAAGGATATATTATTCACAAAAAATGCAGCCTTGGTCCAGGGCGGCATTTTTTTTGTTCAACTACCCTCCCCGTCATTGCGAGGAACGAAGCAATCCCCTACATGCTAAGTCCCACATTGTTCGGGATTGCTTCGTTCCTCGCAATGACGGTAGTTTAGAACATTTGTTTAACTATTTCCGTTGAACGTCATAACGTTTTTTTCTAGGTTTTTACCGATGGATACTCTATAGAAAGGAATTACTTCATGCCTTCCTTAGGCACCACACTTGCCGAAGCGGTGGGCTCTTTAGCCATATCAATCATGGCGGCAACTTCATCAACCAATCCATCGGCCGAGCCATCAAACCCTACAACTTTAAAGCGGACGTTGCCATTTTTGTCGATAATAAACTTGGTAGGGATACCATCAACCCCAAATTGCGTTACCACCTTTGATTGGCGGCCATCGGCACCTTTTTCGTCCAACAATACATAAAAGCTGTATTTTTTATCGGCAATAAATTTCTTTACACCATCGGTATAGTCGCTGCCTTTTTCCCAGGTATCAATAAACAGGAATTTAACATCTGCATCGTCCTTAAAATTATTTACAGCAGTTTGCATACCAGGGAACGATGCTTTGCAGGGGCCACACCAGGTTGCCCAAAAATCAACAACAACCACTTTACCCTTCAGGCTGGCCAGCGATACGGTGTTGCCTTCAAAATCCTTCAAAGCAAAGGGCAATGCGGGCTGGTTAATCATTTGCTTGGTTAATTCCCCGCGCTTTTTGTTTTTGGCAAAGTTTATAAGTGAAGTAAGGTACTCATCATAACCTCTTTCGCTGCCTTTCAGGCCAACATAAGCCTTTTTCAGTTCGGCTTTTAAAATTTCGCTACCCTTGCCATCTTTTAAGGCGCTTTCTATTACCACTTTCGATTCGGTGTATTTACCCAGCGCGTTTAATATCAACACATAATGCTCATTAATTTCCGGATCGTTATATGTATTGGTGGCGTATACTTCCTTTTCATATTTTAACGCTTCATCATACTTTTTTTCTTTTAGCAGGATGAATGCGTATGTATCCGCGTAGTTATTGTATGATTCTTTAGCGTTATTAGCAGCTGCTTTAGGCGATGTGTACAAACCAGGCTGAGGGTTTTTCATCTGGTCGGCCATAATGTCTAAAGATTGTTTCGACATTTTTTCCGCTACATCAAGTTTTTCGCCTGTTTTAGCCCATTCATAGGCTGCATTATTGTAGCCGCCCGCCAGATTGGTTTTGTTTTGAACTTTGCCTGCGTACGCGTTAAATTTGTCCATATCGCCTTTTTGCATAAAGCCGGTAGCAATTGCAGCGCGGGCATAATCAAGCATGCCATTTTTCTCTTTTAACTTTGAAGGGAAATTTTGCTCAAAGGCCTTGTACAGCGAATCCTTTTTATTCAGGTCATTTTGCTGGTAAATAGCCATCACAGCTTCGTTATAAACCGATTCGCCCTGCGGGAATTTTGCTTTAATAACCTTACCTAATGAATCGGCAGACTCGGGATGCCTGGTCCAGTTTAAGATGTAGGCTGCCAGCACCATATCTTTTTCCTTATCGCTTTTTTCAAGTGATTTTACTTTGGCCGCAAGCAAGGCCTGAGTTTCAGCATCGGTTTTTTTGGCCAATGCAGCGTAATATTGTACGCCGAACAGCTTTTCGGTTTTAGGGTTTACCTCCTCTTCTTTTTTAAATAAATCAATACCCCTATAGTTATCGGCTTTTATTTTACCATACCTGATGCCAAGGCCGCTGGTTAATATAAAAGCTTCCGATTCGTAAGCGCCGGTTACAGGCTTTTTATCTTTGTAAACAGGATACAGGTACCCTCTATCCATGTTGTTATCTATATCTTCGCCACTGCCAAGCTTAATAAAAAAGGCCTTTGCGCCGGCAGGCACTGTAAAATCGCCGGTAAGTAACTCGCCGTTGGCTTTCAGGTCGACATCTGCAACCGGATTATCCTTGCCATCAATAAAATAAACAGATGCGCTGATATCCTTTTTACCATCAAGCACTGTCCCCGCGGGGCTATAGGTAAGTTTTAGCTTTTCGGCAACTGATGGATAGCTATCGGAGAGGGTAAGCTTACTTTGTGCGTAAGTATATTGCATGGCCAGCACGGCAGGCACAAACAGTATCAGTTTGTGATATTTCATAGGTAATTATTTTACCCCTAAAATAATACTATTATTTACTAAAAAGAAAGCGATTAACATTTATTAACTATAAATAACATTCATTATAGCACCAAATTGAGCTTATGGTATTCACTATAAATAACTCAGCCACCATTTTTCTTTATGCGCCTGTTTGTATGCATCATAACGTTTACACAACGGATACAGGCCTACAACAATAACTATCCAAACCAGGTAAGCCACCGCCAGCGAAAACCCGTAGCCTTTAAGCGATGTAGTAAACCAAATGGGTTGATCAAGTATCCAGATTTTCCAGTTTTGGCCAGGTGTAACGGCGGACGAAACAAGGGCGATTAAATGGATAATATAAATATGGATAATATAGTAAAACATAGGTACCCTGCCATATACCGATACTACCCTAACAACAGCATTCTGCATCTTTTCTGTAAAGGCCAGGAATAGCAAGGCCGAACCCACGGTTAATAAAACATACAGTAACGAAGACGGGTATTTATTTACTTTGATAAACGAAAGGAAGGTAAAAAACGCATCCTTCTGCACTGTCCATTTAACAGGATCACCGTATACGTTAAGATACCTGATTATCACAAATAATACCAGTGAAGTAGCGCCAATGACAAATAAAGTCGTCCTGCGTTTTTCCACGCCGTACTCAGGGGTAAACAGTTGCCCCAGGCAATAGCCTAATGGCATAATTGCCACCAATGGTACAATAGGATAACCTACCAAAAGTATTTCATGTCCCCAAAAAAACGGACGCTGATCATGAAGAAAGGCCCAGCCAAAACCAGCTAAGTTATTGCCGGCCACATGCACGCCATCCAATAAATTATGGCCGAATATAACTACAAGGCTAAGAACAAGAATAGCGGTTTTAGGCAAATGGATTAACGCCGCAAGTACAATCATACTTATCCCCAAAGCCCATATGGTTATAAACAGCAACATCGGGAAGGCGATATTAAAGTTCCAACCGAAATTAACTACCACCAACTCCAGGAACACCAGCCAAAGGCCACGTTTTACCAGGAAAACAGAAAGCTCATTTTTTGTTTTCTTGCGGCTCATTAAAAATGCCGACGTGCCTGCCAGCAGCATGAAAATGGGTGCGCAAAAATGGGTTATCCAACGGGTAAAAAACAATATGCCGGTTGTTTTATCCAAATCGAGCGGGTCAAATAAAAACGAACCCGAATACAGGTAATCGCGCACATGGTCAAGCGCCATAATGATCATGATGGTGCCGCGAAGAAAATCAATGGATGTTATCCTGTTTTTAATTGTTGTTGTCATTTCAATCGTTAATTGTTCAGGCCGATCTTTTGGGCTATCGGGCTTTAGGTTCCCTGTGTTGGATATTAAGCTGCAATTTGTCTATTTTTTTTTGTTTTAGAAATAAAAAGAGGTGAAGGCGGAATTTTAGACATTCGGATGATTTTTAAAGTTAATATCAAGCAATAATATTTTATCATTATTTTGCGGCTATGGATCAACCTGCCAAACTTAAACCACAGGCCGCGCTGGGCTTTATTTTTGTTACTATGCTGATAGATGTTATCGGCTTTGGTATCATTATACCCGTAATGCCTAAACTGATAGAGAAATTAATACATGGTACCGTTAGCCAGGCCTCGTTATATTCCGGGCTCATGCTGCTGGCTTATTCAATAATGCAGTTCCTGTTTTCGCCCATGATTGGCAACCTGAGCGATAAATATGGCCGCAGACCAGTCTTATTATCATCCCTGTTAGGGTTTGGTGTCGATTATCTTTTCCTTGCATTTGCACCATCAATTGGCTGGCTGTTTGTTGGCCGTACTATTGCGGGTATAACGGGGGCGAGTTTTACAACAGCATCTGCCTATATAGCAGATGTGAGCACTCCCGAAAAACGCGCGCAAAATTTTGGAATGATAGGTGTAGCTTTTGGCATCGGCTTTATAATTGGCCCCGTGCTGGGTGGTATTTTAGGAAAATGGAATGTTCACTATCCGTTTTTTGCGGCGGCTGGCTTAGCTTTATTAAACGCAGCTTATGGCTTCTTTATCCTGCCCGAGTCGCTTTCGTTAGAACATCGCCGTCCATTTAACTGGAAACGCGCCAATCCTTTAGGCTCATTATTACAGCTTAAAAAATATCCATCGGTAATAGGTTTAGCCGCCTCATTGTTCCTGGTATATTTTGCGGCACAATCTGTACAAAGCGTGTGGACATTTTATACTATCCTGAAATTTAACTGGAGCGAAGATATAGTGGGTTATTCGTTAGGTTTTATTGGTTTAATGATAGCTATGGTTCAGGGTGGATTGATCAGGGTAACTTTGCCCAAACTGGGTCTGGAACGCAGTATATGGATGGGGCTTTTATTGTATAGCACCGGGTTGATATTGTTTGCTTTTGCCACCCATACCTGGATGATGTTTGCCTTTATGATACCTTACGCACTTGGCGGTATTGCCGGCCCGGCGCTACAAGGTTTGATGAGCAACCAGGTACCTCCTAATGAACAGGGCGAACTGCAGGGCGGCCTCACCAGCCTCATGAGCCTAAGCTCGATATTTGGCCCATGGATAATGACTACCTTGTTTTACTATTTTACCAATTTTAAAAACCACCTTTATTTACCCGGGGCTCCATTTATTTTGGGCGCTATACTGATGTTGTTAGCCGCATTACTGGCTATCAGAAGTTTTAAAAAGAAGCAAACATAAAGTCGCGATGGGCTTACCTGCTCCGGCGAAGTTTTACAACACTATTGTAAATGCCAATTATTATTGCTATGTTAAGTAATAACACGCCTTAAAAGGCAAAAAATAACTTTAATAAAGAAAATAATGGCTTATATTATGGTAGATATAGAAAGTGACGGCCCAATTCCGGGCGACTTTTCTATGATCTCTTTCGGCGCCGTACTTGTACAGGATGGCCTCGACAAAACTTTTTACGGACAGTTAAAACCAATATCTGAAAATTATATCCCCGAAGCGCTGGCTGTTTCGGGCCATACGCGCGACGAAGTTTTATTGTTTGATGACCCGGCCACGGTCATGGCCAATTTTGCAACCTGGATAAAAACGGTTTGCAAAGATCAACCCATTTTTATCAGCGACAATAACGGGTTCGACTGGATGTTCATCTGTTGGTACTTCCATCACTTTACGGGCAAAAATCCATTTGGCTTCAGTTCGCAAAACCTGGGCAGTTTGTACAAAGGCATGGTAAAAGATATGTTTAAAAACTTTAAACACCTACGCAAAACAGCACATACACACCACCCCGTTGATGATGCCAAAGGAAACGCCGAGGCATTAATTACCTTAAAACGCGAGCACGAGTTAAAGATTAAATTATAGATAAAATAATATGATAGGTTATATATTGGCCAAAATTAATATCTTCAAAACTTTTAAGGCGTATAAACCTTTATCAAATTAATGACTAAAAAACCTAAAAAGAAGCATTCGGCAGCGCTGGGCTTTATATTTGTTACGCTGTTTATTGATGTGCTTGGTTTAGCGGTTACTATCCCCGTAATGCCCAAACTGCTCGAAAACCTGGGCAATGTTGATGTAAGTACCGCCGCCCAATACAGCGGTTATTTAACCTTTACCTATGCATCAATGCAATTCCTTTTCTCATCAGTTGTAGGTAACCTGAGCGATAGGTACGGCCGGCGGCCTGTCCTGCTGAGTTCATTGCTCGGCTTTGGAATAGATTATATTTTTATGGCCTTCGCCCCTACTATAGCCTGGCTTTTTGTTGGCCGGGTAATAGCCGGCATCACCGGTGCAAGTACCAGTACGGCAACGGCCTACATTGCCGATGTGAGCACCGGCAAAAACCGCGCAGCAAATTTTGGATTGGTAGGCGCGGCATCAGGTGTAGGGTTCATTGTAGGGCTGGCTATGGGTAGTTTCCTGGGCGAGATTAGCGTTAGGTTGCCATTTATGGCTGCCGCCGCCTTTGCGCTGGTTAATGCAGCATACGGCTATTTTGTACTTCCCGAATCATTAGCGCCCGAAAACCGCCGTAAATTTGAATGGAAAAAATCGAACCCCATAAGTTCATTACGCAGCCTTAACCGTTATCCCGCACTTGGTGGCCTGGTTGGTGCATTCGCGCTGGTTTATGTAGCCCAAAAAGCAGTAGAATACGTTTTAGCCTTCTTTTTAATTGAAAAATTTCAATGGAGCCAGATCAGTATTGGTTACCTGGGGGTGTTTATTGGTGTAGTACTGGTAGCTATACAGGGCGGGCTTATCAGGTATACTATCCCTAAATTTGGACAGGAAAAAAATATTGTAGCCGGGTTGCTATTTTACGCCCTTGGGTTGGTGCTTATTGCCTTTGCCAGCCATGGCTGGATGGTTTATGTTTACATGGTACCCTACTGCCTTGGAGGCATCTCGGGGCCTGCACTGCAGGGATTAATTACCGGTACAGTATCGGCAAAAGAACAGGGAGAGTTACAGGGCTCATTAACCAGCCTTACCAGTGTGGCTGTTATTATAGGGCCACTGTTGATGAGTTCGGTTTTTCACTTATTTACCCATAAAGATACCACAGCATATTTTCCTGGAGCCCCATACATACTGGGCGCCTTATTAATGCTGACGAGTGTGTTATTGGCCGTAAAAAGTTTTAAAAAAGTACCTGCCCCGAAGAAAGCAGTGAAAACAGTTTAATGATGATCTAAACCGCTTACACCTCCCGAGATTACAAACTTCATAATGTCGGCTGCGCTTTTATCAATGGGTTTTACTTTGCTGGCATCAATAATGATAACCTGCCCGGCAAATGAGTAAGAGTAAGGGAAATACACGGCAACTTCGCCGGGCAGCCCTAAAACAGCGAGGTCCTTTTGAACAAGAAAGCCAATTTTTTTCAGCCCGAACTCATTTATTTCTACCAAAACAGGCTCGTTAAATTTTTTCTCTTCGCCTACGAAGGCCTCGGTAAGGTCTTTTATAGATGAATACAGGAATGCGAAGATGGGTAAACGGTTAAACCAGCGCTTAAACCAGTGTTTTATCGGATCGGTAATTACGTTGGTAACCAAAATGCCCGCTATCATGATCACTACAATCACGTTCAGTATCCCCAGGCCCGGTATATACAGATGCTTCCCTGTTTTATCAACCAGCAGATCACTCAAATTCAACGCCTTATCAATTGTTGATACGCCCCAGTACATCAAAAAAATTGCCGCGCCTATAGGTACAACTACCAACAGGCCTTTGGCAAAATACCTGATTAAAACCCGTACAAAATTGTTCATAAGCCCCTAAAATTTCTCCCTGTAAAAATACACCCTTTTAAATTGGCAAAAAAATAAAATAAAAGGGGCCCCCAAACGCTGGCAGGACTACTGGTTACATTTTTATAGTTTACATTTTTCACAGCTATTTCACACTTTATTTTACACTATAAGTGCAGTTTTCAATTTTATAATATGGTTGTAAATTCAATATGTAGATTCAGCATTCTAAATCAACGCTTATGTCACATATTACTTGCAAAAAATGTAAATCACAAATGGTTAGGCGGGGCCACAGACCTCCCTTTGTAAAAAAATTTTTAGGCTTTTTACCACTGAAGTGGTATAGTTGTGATTATTGTTTAAACTCTTTTTATAAATTGTCTTAACACGATTATCTTTTCGGTGCATATGCTGATCCGTCAAGGTTAACGTTCAGGCAGATATGGCGACAAAGTTCACACTGCACAGGTGGGCAAATTATTATTTTTGTCCGCTTTTGACAAAAAAGTGTTAAAAATATTTTAAAAGCCTACTCGTAAAAATATACCCTTTTTACCCGCTGCGAAACATTAGTTAATAT
The genomic region above belongs to Mucilaginibacter sp. KACC 22773 and contains:
- a CDS encoding sodium:solute symporter, whose protein sequence is MSPGVLLSFIIGYFLVLLVISWLTSRKASDNDTFFVANRNSKWYLVAFGMIGTALSGVTFISVPGKVGAPSGDQFSYFQFVLGNAAGFLIIAIVLLPLYYRLKLTSIYSYIEGALGTWSYKTAAGIFLISRVIGSSFRLYLVVIVLQKFIFDSYHIPFAVTVLICLVLIWSYTFKGGLKTIIITDSLQTFFLVLSVFLSIYFICSSLHMNVFEAADAIKNSSYAKIFFFNDFLSSKFHFTKAFFGGIFITIGMVGLDQDLMQKNLSLKNIKEAQKNMFSFTGVFVVINIFFLSVGALLWLYAGKYGIHVDKTDYLYPTIALQYLGIVPAMVFMLGLTAATFATTDSALTALTTSFCVDFLGFNKSTDLNSKKKVGTRHTVHIAFSGLMFLTIVIFNAINNDAVVSAIFTVASYTYGPLLGLYSFGLFISNRQVRDKLVPFICVASPAICYFLNAESKSLLGGYVFSNELIIVNGLITFVGLWLSSSPKESPKDGKSGSPKVVTG
- a CDS encoding TIGR00730 family Rossman fold protein; the encoded protein is MTGDDKIRQAFENKNWQEIKVTDSWQIFKIMAEFVDGFEKLAKIGPCVSIFGSARTHNDNNYYKLAEETARLLTEHGYGVISGGGPGIMEAANKGAYEAGGKSVGLNIELPFEQFHNKYIDRDKIMEFDYFFIRKVMFMKYSQGFIILPGGFGTMDESFEAMTLIQTGKIARFPIIFVGIDYWKGLFNWIEEKMLADQHNINPDDLNLYRLVDTAEEAVDHITRFYNKYVLKPNF
- a CDS encoding redoxin domain-containing protein, with the translated sequence MKYHKLILFVPAVLAMQYTYAQSKLTLSDSYPSVAEKLKLTYSPAGTVLDGKKDISASVYFIDGKDNPVADVDLKANGELLTGDFTVPAGAKAFFIKLGSGEDIDNNMDRGYLYPVYKDKKPVTGAYESEAFILTSGLGIRYGKIKADNYRGIDLFKKEEEVNPKTEKLFGVQYYAALAKKTDAETQALLAAKVKSLEKSDKEKDMVLAAYILNWTRHPESADSLGKVIKAKFPQGESVYNEAVMAIYQQNDLNKKDSLYKAFEQNFPSKLKEKNGMLDYARAAIATGFMQKGDMDKFNAYAGKVQNKTNLAGGYNNAAYEWAKTGEKLDVAEKMSKQSLDIMADQMKNPQPGLYTSPKAAANNAKESYNNYADTYAFILLKEKKYDEALKYEKEVYATNTYNDPEINEHYVLILNALGKYTESKVVIESALKDGKGSEILKAELKKAYVGLKGSERGYDEYLTSLINFAKNKKRGELTKQMINQPALPFALKDFEGNTVSLASLKGKVVVVDFWATWCGPCKASFPGMQTAVNNFKDDADVKFLFIDTWEKGSDYTDGVKKFIADKKYSFYVLLDEKGADGRQSKVVTQFGVDGIPTKFIIDKNGNVRFKVVGFDGSADGLVDEVAAMIDMAKEPTASASVVPKEGMK
- a CDS encoding DUF1624 domain-containing protein: MTTTIKNRITSIDFLRGTIMIIMALDHVRDYLYSGSFLFDPLDLDKTTGILFFTRWITHFCAPIFMLLAGTSAFLMSRKKTKNELSVFLVKRGLWLVFLELVVVNFGWNFNIAFPMLLFITIWALGISMIVLAALIHLPKTAILVLSLVVIFGHNLLDGVHVAGNNLAGFGWAFLHDQRPFFWGHEILLVGYPIVPLVAIMPLGYCLGQLFTPEYGVEKRRTTLFVIGATSLVLFVIIRYLNVYGDPVKWTVQKDAFFTFLSFIKVNKYPSSLLYVLLTVGSALLFLAFTEKMQNAVVRVVSVYGRVPMFYYIIHIYIIHLIALVSSAVTPGQNWKIWILDQPIWFTTSLKGYGFSLAVAYLVWIVIVVGLYPLCKRYDAYKQAHKEKWWLSYL
- a CDS encoding TCR/Tet family MFS transporter, which translates into the protein MDQPAKLKPQAALGFIFVTMLIDVIGFGIIIPVMPKLIEKLIHGTVSQASLYSGLMLLAYSIMQFLFSPMIGNLSDKYGRRPVLLSSLLGFGVDYLFLAFAPSIGWLFVGRTIAGITGASFTTASAYIADVSTPEKRAQNFGMIGVAFGIGFIIGPVLGGILGKWNVHYPFFAAAGLALLNAAYGFFILPESLSLEHRRPFNWKRANPLGSLLQLKKYPSVIGLAASLFLVYFAAQSVQSVWTFYTILKFNWSEDIVGYSLGFIGLMIAMVQGGLIRVTLPKLGLERSIWMGLLLYSTGLILFAFATHTWMMFAFMIPYALGGIAGPALQGLMSNQVPPNEQGELQGGLTSLMSLSSIFGPWIMTTLFYYFTNFKNHLYLPGAPFILGAILMLLAALLAIRSFKKKQT
- a CDS encoding 3'-5' exoribonuclease domain-containing protein; translated protein: MAYIMVDIESDGPIPGDFSMISFGAVLVQDGLDKTFYGQLKPISENYIPEALAVSGHTRDEVLLFDDPATVMANFATWIKTVCKDQPIFISDNNGFDWMFICWYFHHFTGKNPFGFSSQNLGSLYKGMVKDMFKNFKHLRKTAHTHHPVDDAKGNAEALITLKREHELKIKL
- a CDS encoding TCR/Tet family MFS transporter — protein: MTKKPKKKHSAALGFIFVTLFIDVLGLAVTIPVMPKLLENLGNVDVSTAAQYSGYLTFTYASMQFLFSSVVGNLSDRYGRRPVLLSSLLGFGIDYIFMAFAPTIAWLFVGRVIAGITGASTSTATAYIADVSTGKNRAANFGLVGAASGVGFIVGLAMGSFLGEISVRLPFMAAAAFALVNAAYGYFVLPESLAPENRRKFEWKKSNPISSLRSLNRYPALGGLVGAFALVYVAQKAVEYVLAFFLIEKFQWSQISIGYLGVFIGVVLVAIQGGLIRYTIPKFGQEKNIVAGLLFYALGLVLIAFASHGWMVYVYMVPYCLGGISGPALQGLITGTVSAKEQGELQGSLTSLTSVAVIIGPLLMSSVFHLFTHKDTTAYFPGAPYILGALLMLTSVLLAVKSFKKVPAPKKAVKTV
- a CDS encoding DUF502 domain-containing protein — translated: MNNFVRVLIRYFAKGLLVVVPIGAAIFLMYWGVSTIDKALNLSDLLVDKTGKHLYIPGLGILNVIVVIMIAGILVTNVITDPIKHWFKRWFNRLPIFAFLYSSIKDLTEAFVGEEKKFNEPVLVEINEFGLKKIGFLVQKDLAVLGLPGEVAVYFPYSYSFAGQVIIIDASKVKPIDKSAADIMKFVISGGVSGLDHH